The following proteins come from a genomic window of Natronosalvus vescus:
- a CDS encoding pyruvoyl-dependent arginine decarboxylase codes for MSTIRVVWGSATAPTKMASYDAALADAGVENYNLVTVSSVIPADADVDPVGTAPNLGSIGNRLTVVEARATTASVGSASAALAWVQSDHGRGPGLFYETAGEEDSESVEARVLEGLDAGQDLRDWAFDDPEVRVETVSGTVEGYATAVVLAVYGKSEPIC; via the coding sequence ATGAGCACGATTCGAGTCGTCTGGGGGTCGGCGACCGCGCCGACGAAGATGGCCTCCTACGACGCCGCACTCGCGGATGCGGGTGTCGAAAATTACAACCTCGTTACCGTCTCCTCCGTCATCCCCGCCGACGCCGACGTCGACCCCGTCGGGACGGCTCCCAATCTGGGTTCGATCGGTAACCGACTCACCGTCGTCGAGGCACGCGCGACGACCGCCAGCGTGGGGAGTGCCAGTGCTGCCCTCGCGTGGGTGCAATCGGATCACGGCCGAGGGCCCGGTCTGTTCTACGAAACTGCTGGCGAGGAAGACTCTGAAAGCGTCGAGGCGCGCGTCCTCGAGGGACTGGATGCCGGACAAGATCTCCGAGACTGGGCGTTCGACGATCCCGAGGTGCGCGTCGAGACCGTTTCGGGAACGGTCGAGGGGTACGCGACGGCGGTCGTTCTCGCCGTCTACGGCAAGAGCGAGCCGATTTGCTAG
- a CDS encoding DUF1328 family protein has product MLDIPLQIGGGGFLYWAIVFFVLAIIAAAVGARGVAGISMEIARIFVLIFIILAVVALLL; this is encoded by the coding sequence ATGCTCGACATTCCGCTTCAAATCGGTGGCGGCGGCTTCCTGTACTGGGCGATAGTGTTCTTCGTCCTGGCGATCATCGCCGCCGCCGTCGGTGCCCGTGGCGTCGCCGGTATCAGCATGGAGATCGCTCGCATCTTCGTGTTGATATTCATCATCCTGGCAGTCGTGGCACTGTTGCTATAG
- a CDS encoding HAD family hydrolase: MVDEYDFWLLDLDGTLVDVEWGYTREVFDRVGRRLERSFTDREADILWNGLTGSRNAQLLAWGIDPDAFWEAFHAEEDPQRRAELTYLHEDAAFVADLETPVGLVTHCQQFLADPVLDHLNIRDWFDVTLCCTEQTGWKPDPEPVQSVMADLGVVGNGHHGVLAGDGANDVGAAWNAGLDAIHIERVGHDRRGQCVLGDYRVQSFDELF; encoded by the coding sequence ATGGTCGATGAGTACGACTTCTGGTTGCTCGATCTCGACGGCACGCTGGTCGACGTCGAGTGGGGATACACCCGGGAGGTGTTCGACCGAGTCGGTCGTCGACTCGAACGGTCGTTCACCGATCGGGAAGCCGACATCCTGTGGAACGGACTGACTGGTTCCCGCAATGCACAGCTCCTGGCGTGGGGAATCGATCCCGATGCGTTCTGGGAGGCATTCCACGCCGAGGAGGATCCACAGCGGCGGGCCGAACTCACCTACCTCCACGAGGACGCCGCCTTCGTCGCCGATCTCGAGACACCGGTCGGACTGGTCACGCACTGCCAGCAGTTCCTGGCCGATCCGGTGTTAGACCACCTCAACATTCGTGACTGGTTCGACGTCACGCTCTGTTGTACCGAACAGACGGGGTGGAAGCCGGATCCCGAGCCAGTGCAGTCGGTGATGGCCGATCTGGGGGTCGTCGGAAACGGCCACCACGGCGTGCTGGCGGGCGACGGTGCGAACGACGTCGGGGCCGCCTGGAACGCTGGCCTCGATGCAATCCACATCGAGCGCGTCGGTCACGACAGACGTGGCCAGTGTGTCCTCGGTGACTATCGCGTGCAGTCGTTCGACGAACTGTTCTGA
- a CDS encoding HVO_0649 family zinc finger protein: MSLSRSRSPFERLRQKFDRADRQCTQCGFTTEDGGWQVTASGRHVYYQFDCPSCDATLRKELRLEPVR; the protein is encoded by the coding sequence ATGTCTCTCTCCAGAAGCCGATCCCCATTCGAACGCCTGCGCCAGAAATTCGATCGTGCCGACCGACAGTGCACGCAGTGTGGATTCACCACCGAGGATGGGGGCTGGCAGGTGACTGCGTCAGGACGTCACGTGTACTATCAGTTCGATTGCCCGTCCTGTGACGCTACCCTGCGCAAGGAGCTTCGGCTGGAGCCCGTTCGATAA
- a CDS encoding helix-turn-helix domain-containing protein has translation MSTIAEFQIPASDMAMSSTLEAAPEATLELESSVSKTLPSLWVSGATCETIERAFAGDPTVESFELVASSDDRLLYDVDCERAQRRYDELLTSGGSLLEGRGVDGWWQFKMRFRSREDLVDTHERLEEQGVTVDLIRVTDVTTVSTANTRLTPEQHEALTAAFEKGYFKIPRQISMEELASELGISHQALSERLRRAYGTLVDAEVQPANEQSNS, from the coding sequence ATGTCGACGATAGCCGAGTTTCAGATTCCGGCGTCGGACATGGCGATGTCTTCGACGCTCGAGGCTGCCCCGGAGGCGACCCTCGAGCTCGAGTCATCGGTATCAAAGACGCTCCCGTCGCTATGGGTCTCTGGTGCGACCTGTGAGACGATCGAGCGAGCGTTCGCTGGCGATCCAACGGTCGAATCGTTCGAACTCGTCGCGAGTTCGGACGATCGATTGCTGTACGACGTGGATTGTGAGCGGGCCCAGCGTCGCTACGACGAGTTGCTCACCTCCGGTGGCTCGCTGCTCGAAGGGCGTGGCGTCGACGGGTGGTGGCAGTTCAAGATGCGCTTTCGCTCGCGCGAAGACCTCGTCGACACCCACGAGCGTCTCGAGGAGCAAGGCGTCACGGTCGACCTCATCCGGGTCACGGACGTGACGACGGTGTCGACGGCGAACACGCGGCTGACTCCGGAGCAACACGAGGCGCTGACGGCCGCGTTCGAAAAGGGGTATTTCAAGATCCCGCGCCAGATTTCGATGGAGGAACTCGCTAGCGAACTGGGAATCTCCCACCAGGCACTCTCCGAGCGGTTGCGCCGGGCGTACGGCACGCTTGTCGATGCGGAGGTACAACCGGCGAACGAACAGTCGAACAGCTAA
- the glp gene encoding gephyrin-like molybdotransferase Glp has product MEGADHDRRKSGFKVRTRVEDARSILETALEDRTVSCEHERVPLERADGRVLAESITAEVNVPHYERAAMDGYGVRAADTFGATERSPAVLRLEDEADADTSVEPETARRVHTGSALPEGADAVVMLEHTESLESVGELEVLDGVAVGENVAPVGEDVKAGQHLYGPGHRLRPSDLGLLRSAGVRTPLVACRPTVGVIPTGEEVVQADPAPGEVIETNGLTVSRLVERWGGRSTHREVVTDDPEALRVAIERDLTKDVVVTTGGSSVGQRDLLPEVIDDLGEVLVHGVALKPGHPVCLGIVEETPVLALPGYPVACIINAVQFLRPVLSWVQGTVPTPHPTVEARLERKIPSEPGTRTFARVSLESVSEDSESDGSNSGGSTEGEVVAVPTRASGSGVLSSVALADGWVVVPESSEGIPAGEVVTVECWEPSW; this is encoded by the coding sequence ATGGAGGGTGCCGACCACGACCGCAGGAAATCGGGGTTCAAAGTTCGAACCCGTGTCGAAGACGCTCGCTCGATCCTCGAGACGGCACTCGAGGATCGAACCGTCAGCTGTGAGCACGAACGCGTCCCGCTCGAGCGCGCCGACGGTCGGGTGCTGGCCGAATCGATCACCGCCGAGGTGAACGTCCCGCACTACGAGCGAGCCGCGATGGACGGCTACGGGGTGCGAGCGGCGGACACCTTCGGGGCGACCGAGCGCTCGCCCGCGGTGCTCCGCCTCGAGGACGAGGCCGACGCCGACACGTCGGTCGAACCGGAAACCGCTCGCCGCGTCCACACCGGGAGCGCCCTTCCCGAGGGTGCCGACGCCGTCGTCATGCTCGAACACACCGAGTCGCTCGAGTCGGTTGGCGAACTCGAGGTGCTCGACGGCGTCGCGGTGGGGGAAAACGTCGCTCCAGTCGGCGAGGACGTGAAAGCGGGTCAGCATCTCTACGGTCCCGGCCACCGACTCCGGCCCTCGGATCTCGGCCTGTTGCGCTCGGCCGGCGTTCGAACCCCGCTCGTCGCCTGTCGCCCGACCGTCGGTGTGATCCCGACCGGAGAAGAGGTCGTCCAGGCCGATCCGGCGCCCGGCGAAGTGATCGAGACGAACGGGCTCACCGTCTCTCGACTCGTCGAGCGGTGGGGCGGACGTTCGACGCACCGGGAGGTCGTCACCGACGACCCCGAGGCGCTTCGGGTGGCGATCGAGCGCGACCTGACGAAGGACGTCGTCGTCACCACCGGCGGCTCGTCGGTAGGCCAGCGAGACCTCCTCCCGGAGGTGATCGACGATCTGGGCGAGGTACTCGTCCACGGTGTCGCGCTGAAACCAGGTCACCCGGTCTGTCTCGGTATCGTCGAGGAGACGCCGGTGCTCGCGCTTCCCGGCTACCCCGTCGCCTGCATCATCAACGCGGTACAGTTCCTCCGACCGGTGCTGTCGTGGGTGCAGGGAACCGTTCCGACGCCCCACCCGACCGTCGAGGCGCGCCTCGAGCGCAAGATTCCGAGTGAGCCTGGGACGCGGACGTTCGCTCGGGTGTCACTCGAGTCGGTATCGGAGGATTCGGAATCGGACGGTTCGAACTCGGGTGGGTCGACGGAGGGCGAGGTGGTTGCCGTGCCAACTCGAGCGAGCGGGTCGGGCGTTCTCTCGAGCGTTGCCCTCGCGGACGGCTGGGTCGTCGTTCCAGAGTCCAGCGAGGGAATTCCAGCGGGCGAGGTAGTGACGGTGGAGTGCTGGGAGCCGTCGTGGTAG
- a CDS encoding aldehyde ferredoxin oxidoreductase family protein produces MTELGGFQDRVARIDLSDGSVGYESIDDEDAKKYIGARGLGVKYVFEQGADVDPLGPDNLLAFMNGPLSGTQVTMSGRIAVCTKSPLTGTVTDSHHGGWSGARLKWAGFDGLLFEGQTDDPVYAYIEDGEVELRDATHLWGMGVHETRDTLEQEVDGSYGKNLSMMAIGPGGENEVKYACIINEDDRASGRGGTGCVMGNKGLKAVVVKSTTKMPKPADAETFKEGHQQAMKAITESDVTAPNEGGLSLYGTNVLMNITEEMDGLPTRNGKYTSTGSMRDDLDVDIDAERVSGENVRENILVDEPTCHSCPVACKKEVEVQAMHKGEEMNVRMESYEYESAFALGPNSGHTDRDDIALMIDRCNDMGIDTIEAGNMMAMAMEMTEEGKLEGVGELEWGDSETMIDMIERIGRREDDLADLLAEGARRIAERKGAEDNSLAVKGQTIPAYDPRCMKGMGIGYATSNRGACHLRGYTPAAEILGIPEKVDPYEWEGKGELTAAFQDLHAISDSFDICKFNAFAEGIEEYVLQYNGMTGLDVTEDELMEAGERVYNLERYYNNLAGFDGSDDSLPARFLEDGIRGQGASEGEYCELEEMKAEYYDHRGWVDGVVPDEKLAELGIDLGPGTGVSAGDSPAPADD; encoded by the coding sequence ATGACAGAACTTGGCGGTTTTCAAGATCGGGTTGCTCGCATCGACCTCTCCGATGGGTCGGTTGGCTACGAGTCGATCGACGACGAGGATGCGAAAAAGTACATCGGCGCGCGTGGGCTCGGCGTGAAGTACGTCTTCGAGCAGGGGGCTGACGTCGACCCGCTCGGCCCGGACAATCTGCTCGCGTTTATGAACGGGCCGCTCTCTGGCACGCAGGTCACCATGTCCGGCCGAATTGCCGTCTGCACCAAATCACCGCTGACGGGGACGGTCACCGACAGTCACCACGGCGGCTGGTCGGGCGCTCGGCTCAAGTGGGCCGGCTTCGACGGTCTGCTCTTCGAGGGCCAGACGGACGACCCCGTCTACGCCTACATCGAAGACGGCGAGGTCGAACTTCGGGACGCCACCCACCTGTGGGGAATGGGCGTCCACGAGACGCGCGACACGCTCGAGCAGGAGGTAGACGGATCCTACGGGAAGAATCTCTCGATGATGGCGATCGGGCCGGGCGGCGAAAACGAGGTCAAATACGCCTGTATCATCAACGAGGACGACCGGGCCTCCGGCCGGGGCGGTACCGGCTGTGTGATGGGCAACAAGGGACTGAAAGCGGTCGTCGTCAAGTCGACGACGAAGATGCCCAAGCCAGCCGACGCGGAGACGTTCAAAGAGGGTCACCAGCAGGCAATGAAGGCGATCACCGAATCGGACGTCACCGCCCCCAACGAGGGCGGTCTCTCGCTCTACGGGACGAACGTCCTGATGAATATCACCGAGGAGATGGACGGCTTGCCGACTCGCAACGGCAAGTACACCTCCACGGGCTCGATGCGCGACGATTTGGACGTCGACATCGACGCCGAACGTGTTTCGGGGGAGAACGTCCGCGAGAACATCCTCGTCGACGAACCGACGTGTCACTCCTGTCCGGTCGCCTGCAAGAAGGAAGTCGAAGTCCAGGCGATGCACAAGGGCGAGGAGATGAACGTCCGGATGGAGTCCTACGAGTACGAGTCCGCGTTCGCCCTCGGCCCCAACTCGGGACACACAGACCGCGACGACATCGCCCTCATGATCGACCGCTGTAACGACATGGGCATCGACACCATCGAAGCGGGCAACATGATGGCGATGGCGATGGAGATGACCGAGGAGGGCAAACTCGAGGGCGTAGGCGAACTCGAGTGGGGCGACTCCGAGACGATGATCGACATGATCGAGCGGATCGGTCGCCGCGAGGACGATCTGGCCGACCTGCTGGCCGAAGGCGCCCGCCGCATCGCCGAGCGCAAAGGCGCCGAAGACAACTCCTTAGCTGTGAAGGGCCAGACGATCCCGGCGTACGACCCACGCTGTATGAAGGGGATGGGGATCGGCTACGCCACCTCGAACCGCGGAGCGTGTCACCTCCGCGGATACACGCCAGCAGCCGAGATTCTCGGCATTCCCGAGAAGGTCGATCCGTACGAGTGGGAGGGCAAAGGTGAACTCACCGCGGCCTTCCAGGATCTCCACGCCATCAGCGACTCCTTCGACATCTGCAAGTTCAACGCCTTCGCCGAAGGCATCGAGGAGTACGTCCTCCAGTACAACGGTATGACCGGCCTCGACGTCACCGAGGACGAGCTGATGGAAGCCGGCGAACGCGTCTACAACCTCGAGCGCTACTACAACAACCTCGCCGGCTTCGACGGCAGCGACGACTCACTTCCCGCCCGCTTCCTCGAGGACGGCATCCGCGGTCAGGGGGCGAGCGAGGGCGAGTACTGCGAACTCGAGGAGATGAAAGCCGAATACTACGACCACCGCGGCTGGGTCGACGGCGTCGTCCCGGACGAGAAACTCGCGGAACTCGGTATCGACCTCGGCCCGGGAACCGGCGTCTCGGCTGGCGATTCACCGGCACCGGCCGACGACTGA
- a CDS encoding bacterio-opsin activator domain-containing protein: protein MSESDTDRSGRGAAAALEHVVDPVVAVHDETVVFANDAARRVFGLPDDVVGTSPGDAFDEHWERLASEIQETMLGTVRHVPLDIDEYDARVHRGETGVTIVLQRFEPTEPVDVDRAVKTRAIDEAPIGFSLSDPDLEDNPLVYVNPAYEELTGYDAADIVGRNCRFLQGPDSSETAVKSMRTAIENEQPVTVEVRNYRQDGTEFWNEVTIAPVRDEQGTVTNFVGFQNDVTDRKEAQLALEERTAELEYILERVEGLIQDVTAAVTGATTRSDLETAVCGRIATDPAYEGAWVGERDPAKDTVAVRANAGVEPATLSMADDHPAARSLRSEAVAVATLEGRTHAAFPITYNGIEYGTLVVCSPEEREVDDRERLILSALTRAVGSGINARETSRMLATDSVVAVDIEITDPALPPVAISADTGGTLEYRRSVHRTGDDTASLFTVTNASVEALEAAGDALENASLEILVDRDDRTLVELQHHDDIVRWLSDRGVVVQSIDTADGSARLTLEIPQSTNVRSVVEAVEARYSGTDIISFRQQERSGASQEEFAASLEADLTERQFASLQRAYLGGYFEWPRPTTGEELAQSMGVSRPTFHEHLRTAEAKLCRAFFGDD, encoded by the coding sequence ATGAGCGAGTCCGACACGGACCGATCCGGACGTGGGGCCGCTGCCGCACTCGAGCACGTCGTCGATCCGGTCGTGGCAGTTCACGATGAGACGGTCGTCTTCGCGAACGATGCGGCGAGGCGCGTCTTCGGGTTACCCGACGACGTCGTCGGAACGTCCCCTGGGGACGCGTTCGACGAGCACTGGGAACGGTTGGCCAGCGAAATCCAGGAAACGATGCTTGGAACCGTCAGACACGTCCCGCTCGACATAGATGAGTACGACGCACGTGTTCACCGAGGAGAGACCGGCGTCACCATCGTCCTCCAGCGGTTCGAGCCGACCGAACCGGTCGACGTCGACCGGGCAGTGAAAACGCGAGCAATCGACGAAGCGCCGATCGGTTTCTCGCTCTCCGACCCGGATCTCGAGGACAACCCGCTCGTGTACGTCAACCCGGCCTACGAGGAGCTCACGGGATACGACGCCGCCGACATCGTCGGTCGAAACTGTCGGTTCCTTCAGGGGCCTGATTCGAGCGAGACGGCCGTCAAGTCGATGCGAACGGCCATCGAGAACGAACAGCCAGTCACCGTCGAGGTCAGGAACTACCGGCAGGACGGCACCGAGTTCTGGAACGAAGTGACGATCGCACCGGTCAGAGACGAGCAAGGCACCGTCACCAACTTCGTCGGCTTCCAGAACGACGTCACCGACCGGAAGGAGGCCCAGCTCGCCCTCGAGGAACGAACGGCAGAACTCGAGTACATCCTCGAGCGCGTGGAGGGGTTGATCCAGGACGTAACGGCCGCCGTTACCGGCGCGACGACCCGTTCGGATCTCGAGACGGCAGTGTGTGGGCGAATCGCTACCGACCCTGCCTACGAAGGTGCCTGGGTCGGTGAGCGCGACCCAGCGAAGGACACCGTAGCGGTGCGTGCGAACGCCGGTGTCGAACCGGCCACCCTGTCGATGGCGGACGACCACCCGGCCGCTCGAAGCCTCCGATCGGAAGCGGTTGCAGTTGCAACGCTCGAGGGACGGACGCACGCCGCGTTCCCGATAACGTACAACGGCATCGAGTACGGAACGCTGGTCGTCTGTAGCCCGGAGGAACGTGAGGTAGACGACCGCGAACGACTGATCCTCTCGGCGCTGACGCGAGCGGTTGGGAGCGGGATCAACGCCCGCGAGACGAGTCGAATGCTCGCGACCGACTCCGTCGTCGCCGTCGACATCGAAATCACCGACCCGGCCCTGCCACCGGTCGCGATCAGCGCGGACACCGGCGGCACCCTCGAATATCGCCGCTCGGTGCACCGAACCGGCGACGATACGGCCTCGTTGTTCACCGTGACTAACGCCAGCGTCGAGGCACTCGAAGCCGCCGGAGATGCCCTCGAAAACGCCTCACTCGAGATACTCGTCGACCGGGACGACCGAACCCTCGTCGAACTGCAACACCACGATGACATCGTCCGCTGGCTGTCAGATCGCGGGGTGGTGGTGCAGTCTATTGACACCGCGGACGGCAGCGCCCGGCTCACCCTCGAGATTCCTCAGTCAACGAACGTCCGGAGCGTCGTCGAGGCGGTCGAGGCCCGGTATTCGGGAACAGACATCATCTCGTTCCGACAGCAAGAACGAAGTGGAGCCAGTCAGGAGGAGTTTGCAGCCAGCCTCGAGGCGGATCTCACCGAACGACAGTTCGCGTCGTTACAGCGGGCCTACCTCGGCGGCTACTTCGAGTGGCCGCGGCCGACAACGGGGGAAGAACTCGCCCAGTCGATGGGGGTATCGAGACCGACGTTCCACGAACATCTCCGAACTGCTGAGGCGAAACTGTGTCGAGCGTTTTTCGGGGACGACTGA
- a CDS encoding molybdopterin biosynthesis protein, whose amino-acid sequence MERKEFRDLATPAEAHEAIRSLSLEAGIERVPLAEARGRVLVARMDAELDVPGFDRASLDGYALRAPDTFGADEADPATLELVGAVHAGEEPGVTVGTGEAVEISTGAVMPDGADAMVPVERTDEDGETVLVRTSVAPGDNVMFAGADVAAGERALGPGTRLTPREIGLLSALGIDEVPVRARPRVGIISTGDELVRPGGDLESARGEIYDVNSYTIAAGVEEAGGEAVVYPHAGDEQAEMERLLRQAADECDLVLSSGSTSASAVDVIYRVIEEQGELLLHGVSVKPGKPMLVGRLEGGSSNDPAGEASSGSVDGEGSSVAGGNSAYVGLPGYPVSAMMVFRTFVAPALREAAGLPEPETATRTGRLAREERSEQGRHRLVPVGITTDGDGSTLVYPVDKGSGATTSLAEADGVVEVDADTDYLEAGETVEVRLFSPDSRPPTLFGVGEDDPTMNRILDRLEHPRYLAIGSRPALRRLRDGVPDVAVVAGPLERTVDHVELGSWTREWGLIVPPGNPGDVQGVFDLLDRDLRFVNRTTDSGLRTSFDATLETTADRRGSSRRELASAIAGYDIGLRAHESPARRVIAGEADVALGLRETATHLGLEFVPIDEQSVRVLVAPDRTDKPGVSELESAVSQMNQ is encoded by the coding sequence ATGGAACGCAAGGAATTTCGGGATCTGGCGACGCCGGCGGAGGCTCACGAGGCGATCCGTTCGCTGTCGCTCGAGGCCGGAATCGAACGCGTCCCGCTCGCCGAAGCGCGCGGACGGGTGTTGGTGGCACGGATGGACGCCGAACTGGACGTGCCGGGGTTCGACCGGGCGAGCCTCGACGGGTACGCCCTCCGGGCACCCGATACGTTCGGGGCTGACGAGGCCGACCCGGCCACGCTAGAACTGGTCGGTGCAGTGCACGCCGGGGAGGAACCTGGGGTAACGGTCGGTACGGGGGAGGCGGTCGAAATTTCGACGGGAGCGGTGATGCCGGACGGTGCGGACGCGATGGTGCCGGTCGAACGAACGGACGAGGACGGGGAGACGGTACTCGTCCGAACCAGCGTGGCCCCGGGAGACAACGTCATGTTCGCGGGAGCGGATGTGGCCGCAGGTGAACGGGCACTCGGCCCCGGCACGCGACTGACGCCGCGGGAGATTGGGTTACTCTCGGCGCTCGGAATCGACGAGGTTCCCGTCCGCGCTCGCCCGCGGGTCGGCATCATCTCGACGGGCGACGAACTCGTTCGCCCAGGTGGCGACCTCGAGAGCGCACGCGGCGAGATCTACGACGTCAATAGCTACACCATTGCGGCGGGCGTCGAGGAAGCGGGGGGCGAGGCGGTGGTGTATCCACACGCCGGGGATGAGCAGGCGGAGATGGAACGCCTCTTGCGCCAGGCGGCCGACGAGTGCGACCTCGTCCTCTCGTCGGGATCGACGAGCGCGAGCGCCGTCGATGTCATCTATCGCGTTATCGAGGAACAGGGCGAACTGTTGCTCCACGGGGTGAGTGTCAAACCGGGCAAGCCGATGCTCGTGGGTCGTCTCGAGGGTGGTTCGTCGAACGACCCGGCCGGTGAGGCGTCGAGCGGTTCTGTCGACGGTGAGGGCTCGAGCGTCGCTGGTGGAAACTCGGCGTACGTCGGTCTCCCTGGCTATCCGGTCTCCGCGATGATGGTGTTCCGAACCTTCGTCGCGCCAGCGCTCCGAGAGGCTGCCGGGCTTCCCGAACCCGAAACGGCGACGCGAACGGGTCGGTTGGCGCGAGAAGAACGCTCAGAGCAGGGTCGCCATCGGCTCGTTCCCGTCGGGATCACGACCGATGGGGACGGCTCGACGCTGGTCTACCCCGTCGATAAGGGGAGCGGGGCGACGACGAGCCTCGCCGAGGCCGACGGGGTCGTCGAGGTCGACGCCGACACCGACTACCTCGAGGCCGGGGAGACGGTCGAGGTGCGGTTGTTCTCGCCGGACAGTCGGCCGCCCACGCTCTTTGGCGTCGGCGAGGACGACCCGACGATGAATCGGATACTGGATCGACTCGAGCACCCCCGGTATCTCGCCATCGGATCGCGACCGGCGCTCCGTCGCCTTCGAGACGGTGTGCCGGACGTCGCCGTCGTGGCCGGGCCACTCGAGCGCACGGTCGACCACGTGGAACTCGGTTCCTGGACGCGCGAGTGGGGGTTGATCGTTCCGCCAGGGAATCCCGGCGATGTGCAGGGGGTTTTCGACCTTCTCGACCGCGACCTCCGGTTCGTCAATCGGACGACCGATTCCGGATTGCGAACCAGCTTCGACGCTACCCTGGAAACCACCGCCGACCGCCGAGGAAGCTCACGTCGGGAGCTCGCGTCGGCGATTGCGGGATACGATATCGGCTTGCGTGCCCACGAGAGCCCCGCACGCCGTGTGATCGCCGGCGAGGCCGACGTGGCACTCGGGCTTCGTGAGACGGCGACCCATCTCGGTCTCGAGTTCGTCCCAATCGACGAGCAGTCCGTTCGCGTGCTCGTTGCCCCCGACCGCACGGACAAACCCGGCGTCAGTGAACTCGAGTCAGCAGTATCTCAGATGAACCAATAA